A window from Enterobacter pseudoroggenkampii encodes these proteins:
- the ilvC gene encoding ketol-acid reductoisomerase has protein sequence MANYFNTLNLRQQLAQLGKCRFMARDEFADGASYLQGKKVVIVGCGAQGLNQGLNMRDSGLDISYALRKEAIAEKRASWRKATENGFKVGTYEELIPQADLVVNLTPDKQHSDVVRSVQPLMKDGAALGYSHGFNIVEVGEQIRKDITVVMVAPKCPGTEVREEYKRGFGVPTLIAVHPENDPKGEGMAIAKAWAAATGGHRAGVLESSFVAEVKSDLMGEQTILCGMLQAGSLLCFDKLVEEGTDPAYAEKLIQFGWETITEALKQGGITLMMDRLSNPAKLRAYALSEQLKTIMAPLFQKHMDDIISGEFSSGMMADWANDDKKLLTWREETGKTAFETAPQFEGKIGEQEYFDKGVLMIAMVKAGVELAFETMVDSGIIEESAYYESLHELPLIANTIARKRLYEMNVVISDTAEYGNYLFSYACVPLLKEFMTTLQTGDLGKAIAEGAVDNAQLRDVNEAIRSHQIEKVGHKLRGYMTDMKRIAVAG, from the coding sequence ATGGCTAACTACTTTAATACACTGAACTTGCGCCAGCAGCTGGCGCAGCTGGGCAAATGCCGCTTCATGGCGCGCGACGAATTTGCCGATGGCGCGAGCTACCTTCAGGGTAAAAAAGTGGTCATCGTCGGCTGTGGCGCACAGGGTCTGAACCAGGGCCTGAACATGCGTGACTCCGGTCTGGATATCTCCTACGCCCTGCGTAAAGAAGCGATTGCCGAGAAGCGTGCTTCCTGGCGTAAAGCGACCGAAAACGGCTTCAAAGTGGGTACCTACGAAGAGCTGATCCCGCAGGCGGATCTGGTGGTTAACCTGACCCCGGACAAACAGCACTCAGACGTTGTGCGTTCCGTACAGCCGCTGATGAAAGACGGTGCCGCGCTGGGTTACTCCCACGGCTTCAACATCGTTGAAGTGGGCGAGCAGATCCGTAAAGACATCACCGTAGTGATGGTGGCACCGAAGTGTCCGGGTACGGAAGTACGCGAAGAGTACAAGCGTGGCTTCGGCGTGCCGACGCTTATCGCAGTTCACCCGGAAAACGATCCGAAAGGCGAAGGCATGGCGATTGCCAAAGCATGGGCAGCGGCGACCGGCGGCCACCGTGCGGGCGTTCTGGAATCGTCCTTCGTTGCCGAAGTGAAATCTGACCTGATGGGCGAGCAGACCATTCTGTGCGGCATGCTGCAGGCCGGTTCTCTGCTGTGCTTCGACAAGCTGGTGGAAGAGGGTACCGACCCGGCCTACGCGGAAAAACTGATTCAGTTCGGCTGGGAAACCATCACCGAAGCGCTGAAGCAGGGCGGTATTACGCTGATGATGGACCGTCTGTCCAACCCGGCAAAACTGCGTGCTTACGCGCTGTCTGAACAGCTGAAAACCATCATGGCGCCGTTATTCCAGAAACACATGGACGACATCATCTCCGGCGAGTTCTCTTCCGGTATGATGGCGGACTGGGCGAACGACGATAAGAAACTGCTGACCTGGCGTGAAGAGACCGGTAAGACCGCGTTCGAAACCGCGCCGCAGTTTGAAGGTAAAATCGGCGAGCAGGAGTACTTCGATAAAGGCGTCCTGATGATCGCGATGGTGAAAGCAGGCGTTGAGCTGGCGTTCGAAACCATGGTCGATTCCGGCATCATCGAAGAGTCTGCGTACTACGAATCACTGCACGAACTGCCGCTGATTGCGAACACCATCGCCCGTAAGCGTCTGTACGAAATGAACGTGGTGATCTCTGATACCGCAGAATACGGTAACTACCTGTTCTCTTACGCCTGCGTACCGCTGCTGAAAGAGTTTATGACCACTCTGCAGACGGGCGATCTGGGCAAAGCGATTGCGGAAGGTGCTGTGGATAACGCGCAACTGCGCGATGTGAACGAAGCGATTCGCAGCCATCAGATCGAGAAAGTGGGTCACAAACTGCGTGGCTACATGACCGATATGAAGCGTATCGCGGTAGCGGGCTAA
- the ilvY gene encoding HTH-type transcriptional activator IlvY, which produces MDLRDLKMFLHLAESRHFGRSARAMHVSPSTLSRQIQRLEEDLGQPLFVRDNRTVTLTEAGEELRIFAQQTLLQYQQLRHSIDQQGPSLSGELHIFCSVTAAYSHLPPILDRFRAAHPSVEIKLTTGDASDAMEKVVTGEADLAIAGKPETLPGAVAFSMLENLAVVLIAPALPCPVRNQVSVEKPDWSTVPFIMADQGPVRRRIELWFRRQKISNPSIYATVSGHEAMVSMVALGCGVALLPEVVLENSPEPVRNRVMILERSDEKTPFELGVCAQKKRLHEPLIDAFWTILPNH; this is translated from the coding sequence GTGGATTTACGCGATCTGAAAATGTTCCTGCACCTGGCGGAAAGCCGTCACTTTGGCCGCAGCGCCCGGGCGATGCACGTTAGCCCCTCCACGCTTTCGCGCCAGATCCAGCGCCTTGAGGAAGACCTCGGCCAGCCGCTGTTCGTGCGCGACAACCGCACCGTCACCCTCACGGAAGCGGGCGAAGAGTTGCGCATTTTTGCCCAGCAGACGCTGTTGCAGTACCAGCAGCTGCGTCACTCGATTGACCAGCAGGGGCCGTCACTTTCCGGTGAGCTGCATATTTTCTGCTCCGTGACCGCCGCCTATAGCCATCTGCCGCCCATTCTCGACCGCTTCCGTGCGGCGCATCCGTCGGTTGAAATTAAACTCACCACCGGCGACGCCTCCGACGCAATGGAGAAAGTGGTGACGGGCGAAGCGGATCTCGCCATTGCCGGGAAGCCGGAAACCCTGCCGGGCGCGGTAGCGTTCTCAATGCTGGAGAATCTGGCGGTGGTGCTGATTGCCCCCGCGCTGCCCTGCCCGGTGCGTAATCAGGTGTCGGTGGAAAAACCGGACTGGTCCACGGTGCCGTTTATCATGGCCGATCAGGGGCCTGTGCGCCGCCGCATTGAGCTGTGGTTCCGCCGCCAGAAAATCAGCAACCCGTCGATTTACGCTACCGTCAGCGGTCATGAGGCGATGGTGTCGATGGTGGCGCTGGGCTGCGGCGTGGCGCTGCTGCCGGAAGTGGTGCTGGAAAATAGCCCGGAACCGGTGCGCAATCGCGTGATGATTCTGGAGCGCAGCGATGAGAAAACGCCGTTTGAGCTTGGCGTGTGCGCACAAAAAAAGCGGCTGCATGAGCCGCTAATTGATGCGTTCTGGACGATATTGCCGAACCACTGA
- the ilvA gene encoding threonine ammonia-lyase, biosynthetic — MAESQPLSAAPEGAEYLRAVLRAPVYEAVQVTPLQKMEKLSSRLDNVILVKREDRQPVHSFKLRGAYAMMAGLTDEQKARGVITASAGNHAQGVAFSSARLGLKALIVMPVATADIKVDAVRGFGGEVLLHGANFDEAKAKAIELAQQQGFTWVPPFDHPMVIAGQGTLALELLQQDAHLDRVFVPVGGGGLAAGVAVLIKQLMPQIKVIAVEAEDSACLKAALDAGHPVDLPRVGLFAEGVAVKRIGDETFRLCQEYLDDIVTVDSDAICAAMKDLFEDVRAVAEPSGALALAGMKKYIAQHNIRGERLAHVLSGANVNFHGLRYVSERCELGEQREALLAVTIPEEKGSFLKFCQLLGGRSVTEFNYRFADAKDACIFVGVRLSRGVEERKEILNLLHEGGYSVVDLSDDEMAKLHVRYMVGGRPSKPLRERLFSFEFPESPGALLKFLHTLGTHWNISLFHYRSHGTDYGRVLAAFELGEHEPDFETRLNELGYECHDETHNPAFRFFLAG, encoded by the coding sequence ATGGCCGAGTCACAACCCTTATCCGCCGCCCCCGAGGGGGCGGAATACCTGAGAGCGGTGCTGCGCGCGCCGGTCTATGAAGCCGTGCAGGTTACGCCCCTGCAGAAAATGGAAAAACTCTCTTCGCGCCTCGACAACGTGATCCTGGTCAAGCGCGAAGACCGTCAGCCGGTGCACAGCTTCAAGCTGCGCGGCGCCTACGCGATGATGGCCGGGCTGACCGACGAGCAGAAAGCGCGCGGCGTGATTACCGCCTCGGCGGGCAACCACGCCCAGGGCGTTGCGTTCTCGTCTGCCCGTCTGGGGCTGAAAGCGCTGATCGTGATGCCGGTCGCAACCGCGGACATCAAAGTCGATGCGGTGCGAGGTTTCGGCGGCGAAGTGCTGCTCCACGGGGCTAACTTCGACGAAGCAAAAGCCAAAGCGATCGAGCTGGCGCAGCAGCAGGGTTTCACCTGGGTGCCGCCGTTCGACCACCCAATGGTGATTGCCGGGCAGGGGACGCTGGCGCTTGAACTGCTGCAGCAGGATGCCCATCTCGATCGCGTGTTTGTGCCGGTCGGCGGCGGTGGCCTGGCTGCGGGCGTGGCGGTGCTGATCAAACAGCTGATGCCGCAGATTAAAGTCATCGCCGTTGAAGCGGAAGACTCTGCCTGCCTGAAAGCGGCGCTGGATGCGGGTCACCCGGTAGATCTGCCGCGCGTCGGGCTGTTTGCCGAGGGCGTGGCGGTGAAGCGCATTGGGGATGAAACCTTCCGCCTGTGCCAGGAATATCTCGACGATATCGTCACGGTGGATAGCGATGCCATCTGCGCGGCGATGAAAGATCTGTTCGAGGATGTGCGCGCGGTGGCGGAACCTTCCGGCGCGCTGGCGCTGGCAGGGATGAAAAAATACATCGCGCAGCACAATATTCGCGGCGAACGTCTGGCGCACGTGCTGTCTGGTGCCAACGTGAACTTCCACGGTCTGCGCTACGTTTCCGAGCGCTGCGAACTGGGCGAACAGCGTGAAGCACTGCTGGCGGTGACCATCCCGGAAGAGAAGGGCAGCTTCCTGAAGTTCTGTCAGCTGCTGGGCGGTCGTTCTGTGACGGAATTTAACTACCGTTTTGCCGATGCCAAAGACGCCTGTATTTTTGTCGGCGTGCGCCTGAGCCGTGGCGTGGAGGAGCGCAAAGAGATCCTCAACCTGCTGCATGAGGGCGGCTACAGCGTGGTCGATCTCTCTGACGACGAGATGGCGAAGCTGCACGTGCGCTACATGGTTGGCGGGCGTCCATCGAAGCCGCTCAGGGAACGTCTGTTCAGCTTCGAGTTCCCGGAATCGCCGGGCGCGCTGCTCAAGTTCCTGCACACGCTGGGCACGCACTGGAACATCTCTCTGTTCCACTACCGCAGCCACGGCACCGACTACGGGCGCGTGCTGGCGGCGTTTGAACTGGGCGAGCACGAGCCGGATTTCGAAACGCGGCTGAACGAGCTGGGCTATGAGTGTCACGACGAAACCCATAACCCGGCGTTCCGGTTCTTCCTGGCAGGCTAG